A genomic region of Alnus glutinosa chromosome 11, dhAlnGlut1.1, whole genome shotgun sequence contains the following coding sequences:
- the LOC133881829 gene encoding indole-3-acetic acid-induced protein ARG7-like, with amino-acid sequence MSPGKSNHIRRIVRIRQMVQRWRKKARISASRSPSDVPAGHVAVCVGASCKRFIVRATHLNHPIFKRLLVQAEEEYGFANQGPLAIPCDESVFEEVLRVVSSGSARFLSLEDFQSRCHVDIRSRLDVLGESWPLLHTTSEKSIC; translated from the coding sequence ATGTCACCGGGAAAATCCAATCACATACGCCGCATTGTCAGGATTCGACAGATGGTCCAGCGGTGGCGCAAGAAGGCCCGCATCTCCGCCTCGCGCTCGCCGTCCGATGTTCCCGCCGGACACGTTGCGGTCTGCGTGGGCGCCAGCTGCAAGAGGTTCATCGTTCGCGCGACGCACCTGAACCACCCCATCTTCAAGCGGCTCCTCGTACAAGCCGAAGAGGAGTACGGGTTCGCGAACCAGGGCCCGCTGGCGATCCCGTGCGACGAGTCGGTTTTCGAGGAGGTCCTACGAGTCGTTTCGAGCGGTTCGGCTCGGTTCTTGAGTCTCGAAGATTTCCAGAGTCGCTGTCACGTGGACATCCGGAGCCGTCTTGACGTTCTTGGTGAATCTTGGCCGTTGCTTCATACGACTTCTGAGAAATCGATCTGCTGA